The nucleotide window CCATTTCTTTATTCACCGGCTTGTTAGCCATTTTGGAAACTCTGCGGATCACGCCTCTCACCGTTTGCTCATCTTTAAAGTTCGCATTTTGTAGTGAATTCGCCAGCTCAAATACATCATTCATATTTACGCCAGTCTTTTTCTCTATATTCTTGAAGAAATTATTATCCATATAAATCACGCCTCCTTCTTTAACTACTCTATAGTATGAAGGAAGCAAAAAATGGTGAAAGAGATCCATAAAAAATCAGCATTAGTTCATGCAGAAAAAAGCTGTTCCGGTTTGGAACAGCTTTTCCTTCTCTTTCTTAGCTGTAGAAGCTGGCTCCTACAATAATCAACAAAATGAACAAAACGACAATCAATACGAAAGTGGAGCCTCCGTATCCGCCACCGCCGTAGCCGTAGCCGCCGCCACACCAACCGTAGCTCATTCTTCTTCACCTCACTTTTTATTACTCAATAGCAATATATGTGAGGCTTAACGAAAATGTATGGGCGAGCCCCCAGCCATTTATAAAAGCTTGGGTTAAATTTGATCAAAGTCCGGGAAATGACTCGATATAAATTCATCATATAGATCAAGATTGAGCTTTTGGTTTGAATCAATTTCTGCAAAAAATACTTGACGCGGCTCATATCCTTTTTCGTGAATCTTATCTATCAATGTATCTCGATTCAAACCAGCGCGCCTTAAGTTTTCATTGATTAATTCACCGTCGATCAAAACCGTCACCGGTGGAGACTCTTCTTTCACTTTGATTCCAATATCTTCATACTTTACAGGCTGCTTGGCTTTTTTCAATAAAACACTCAGTTCACCATTCGAATCAAGCGAAGCAAACTCTACATCAGCCACTTTGAATACACTTTTCTTGCGGAGTTGTTCCAGGAGTTCATCTATGCTATATTTTTCCTTACGCATATTTTTCTCGAGAATATTGCCATTTTCAATGAATGTAGTTGATTTCCCCTCAACTACATTGCGAAAGGCTCTGCTTTTTAAGGATATCGTGGAAATTGCCAAAGGGACGAACGACCAGACAACCAGACTGGTAATTCCATCCCTTAAGCTCAAATCAGGATCCATCGCTAATGTACCGGCAATATCTCCTACAGTGATGCCAACGATATATTCAAAAAAAGACAGACTTGATAATTGCTTTTTCCCAAGGAGTTTTGTAATGACAAATAATCCCACAATCAGCAATATGGATCGTATGATAGTCCTAAAAATATCCGGCATTAGATCATCATCCCTTTAGACACAGTTTCAGCCTTTTGGCTTAAAAATAAGGGCGCCGATAAAACCGAAAATTACAGCAGCCGAAATACCTGAACTTGTGATTTCAAACATGCCTGTCAGGACACCAACCAGACCGTGTTGTTCCGCTTCCTGAAGCGCTCCGTGAACAAGCGAATTCCCAAAGCTTGTGATGGGAATCGTAGCCCCTGCACCTGCGAAATCAATCAAAGGTTCATAAAGTCCAAATCCATCCAGGACAGCCCCAATAACGACAAGCAGGCTCATCGTATGCCCTGGTGTCAATTTCGCGATATCAAACATTAGCTGACCAAATACACAGATTAAGCCTCCGACAACAAAAGCCCAGAAAAACATAGGTAGCAAAGCGATTCCTCCTTTCTAGTTCATTTCAATTGAGACAGCATGGGCTATACATGGAATGGTTTCTTTTTGCTGAAATGACAGTGGTGATAAAAGAGCCCCTGTTGCAACAACAAGAATTTTCTTATAGACACCTTTTTTCATTTGATTCAATAAGTGACCATACAGTACCGAGGCTGAACATCCAGCTCCGCTGCCGCCAGATTGGACCGGCTGTTCATCGCTATAAATCATCAAACCGCAATCCTTAAATTGTTCCTTGGTTATATTCAGTCCAGAATGCTGCAAAAGTTCGTATGTTGTAGCCTGCCCTATTCTTCCAAGATCACCTGTTACAACTAAATCATAATACGATGGTTCACGATTCATATCTTTGAAGTGAGCAATGATTGTGTCCGCTGCTGCAGGCGCCATTGCCCCACCCATGTTAAAGGGATCAGAAATTCCCATATCCACTACTTTCCCGATAGTGGCAGAGGTGGTGACGATTTTCCCCTGTTTATCCATGTTATCAGTGACCACTGCAGCTCCTCCTCCGGTTACTGTCCATTGCGCTGTCGGTGGCTTTTGTCCGCCATATTCTGTAGGGTAGCGAAATTGTTTTTCTGCTGCCGAATTGTGGCTTGAAGCACCTGTTACAGCCTTTTTTGCTCCCTTGTAGTTCACGATGAATGATGCCAGAGCAAGACCCTCCATTGAGGTAGAGCAAGCACCAAAGAGACCAAAATAAGGGATTTCCATCGTCCTTGCCGTGAAACTCGTCGGAGTAATCTGATTGATTAAATCGCCGGCGAGCATGAACTGCATGTCCTCTTTATTGAAGTTTCCCTTTTGCAAAGCTGATTTAATTGCTTCTTCAAGTAAAACTCTATGAGCTTTTTCGTATGAATCCTCCCCCATCCACAAATCGTCATGAAGGACATCAAAGTCAGCCGCGAGTTTTCCCTCAGCTTCAAAAGGACCGACGGATGTGCCCCATGATTCAATGGCAGGCCGGTTGCCAAATTGCCATGACTGTTTTCCAATCAACATTACAGCACCCCCATCATTATCAGCAAAGTTTTTACAAGTGCAACGACAAAGGCTGCAAAGACTCCAAAAAGGATTACTGATCCTGCTAATTTGAACATATTTCCTCCGACACCAAGAACAAAGCCCTCAGTTCGATGCTCAATCGCTGCCGAAATGACGGAATTTCCAAAGCCAGTCACCGGTACTGCACTACCTGCTCCTGCGAATTGACCGATATGGTCATAGACTCCGAATCCAGTTAGCAGCATAGAAAGGAAAATCATCGTAGCAACCGTGGGATTTCCGGCTGTTTGCTCGGTAAAATTAAAAAAGTATATATAAAAATAGGTTATTGCCTGACCAATGGTGCAGATCAAACCACCAACTAAAAATGCTTTGATGCAATTTTTAACCACTGGGCGTTTAAGTTCATGTTTTTGTTCCAGCTGTTGATATTTCTGCTGCTCAGGTGTTAATTTTTGCTTTTGTTTATCCCCCATTTCACCCATCCTTTCTTAAGTTAATTCTTTTTTCAAAGAAATAATCCGCTGCAATTGTTCCTCTGCTTTTTTATCTGGAAAGGACGGATCTTTCATTCTCTCCCTAAGCTCGACTGCTTCAATAAAAATTTTATAATCACTTGAAACAATGAAATCATCATCAGGATAATTCTTTTCCAGTTTCTTATTGATTTCTTTTTCAATCCGCTTCATGCCAAATCGCTTCAAGTGCTTGACCTTATATGCCACCAAAATGTCCTCTTTACCTACAATGACGGCAACATCATAAATTTCATCAAGGGCAGCGATATCTTTCTTGACCTTCTTAGCCAGTTTGATATTCTTCTCGTCAAGGTCATTTGTCGCTCCTGGGTCTGGATTGACTGACTGAATCATTGATTTCCTGCTATCTGGAGATGTTTTTCCAAAAGAAGTACAGCCAGCTATGCCGGCACCAATCAGCATGGATACCGCTAAAACGCTTACAGCATTTTTTATATTCATCATTAATCCCTTCCTATGCTTCATCTGATAAGTTAAAAGTATTTTCCACGTCCAAAACAAAATTTATGATTTTTTTAAAGTGGGTTTTTATTCCAGTTAAGGTGAAGAGGATTCTTTTGCCTTCTTGGCAGCAACTTTGCTATTGAGCTGATCGAGAACTATTTAAGCCCGTCCATGAGAAAGTGATTCCTTGTTGTTTTTTATAGCCTTCCCAATTCAGCGTAATCTAGGACAAAAAATCCAATAGTCCTGTTCAGCCCCGACAAGCGCTGCCCGCTGAAAGCACCACGTACTGTAGCTGGCAACACTAGCACATCGTGTTCCTCAGAGGGCTCCCAGTGAAGTCGCTCTTTGACTTCATTGGCAGGACAGAAACGTCTCGAGGGGCTAGGAGATGTATCTAGGTTAGATATCCACATCTAAATAAATTTATAATTTCCTTGATTACAACTAAAAACGCCTGCCAGAAAGTTTGGCAGACGCTGTTTTATGCTCTTTTTTTCTTTTTTCCGCAACCGCAGCCTCGTTTTTTTCGCACTCGGCGGGCTGAAGTATTACTTTTGGATACAGTTGAATCCTTGTCGCTTTTTGGGTTTTGCTTTTCTTCCATGAATACATCCCCTTTATTAAAGAGTCCATATTGTAGTTTATGACCAAGTATTCAAAGGGGTTCTGGACGGACTCACTAATTTAGGTTTGTGATGCTGTTCAGTCTTTAATGAAATGATGCTGAATCACTGAAGCGATACCGGCGATTCCCAGCACTGTGATGACTGGCATTGAAAGATGTGGTATCAATTCATAGCCAGCATATAGGAAAGAAGTTGCCCAAATACCAGTACACCAGTGGCAGCTTAATAGCTCCCCCATCCAATATTTAATTCCCTCTCCTTTAATTTCTATATAAGTTTCCGTACTGCCATCCTCCATGATTTCCTCCACAGAATGATGAAATGGTGCTCGAAGGAATTCAGTGATTGTATCGTAAACAATGAGCCTCGTCAGACGAAAGCTCGCAAATACAAGAAGACATAAATCCAGCCAACTACCCATTCGTTACACCACCTGAGTTGAATGAAGTCAATACAGCTTATGCAGGGCGAATCCCTATGTATAGGCCCTGAGCCCGTCCGCTCTTGTCATGAATTTTTATTAGGAATCATGTTGAAAATTAGACAAACACCCACACCAATAGGAGGGCAATTCATATTCTATTAAGGACAATAGGTCATATCAACTAAAAGGAGATGAATTATATGTCTTGTGGAAAAAGAAAATTTGACACAGATAGTTGTGTAGCGGATATTTTAAAGCGAGTTGCAGACGCTCAAGACGAAGTTGACAACGATGAAGGTGATTGTGACGTCAGCTGCCATAAATCCATCCAGGATCTTCTTGCGGGAGCAACTACGCCATCTACTTTCGATACAATTCCGCTAATCTTGTACTGCAAATGCGAACCATTCCTTGGTACAGGTGTTCAGCTGCTTAGAAGAAACGGCACTTCTCAATCATTACGCTGCATCGAATCATACTTCTTCCGTGTCACCAAAGTAGATGACAACTGCGCAAAGCTTGAGTTGCTGACGACAACTGATGATCCAAATGGCTTACACAAATGTGCAGATCCATGCAGCCAAATCAATGGAGAAAGAACTACTTTCTACAGAACTGGCATCTGTATGACAGTAGACCTTGACTGCTTCTGCGCAGTGGTTTGCTTAGATCCAGTAGCTACAGAAGATCTATAAGAAAAGGAATAGGGGCTGCCAAAAGGGTAGCCCTTTCCTTTTATAAACCGCTGATCTTGATATCCTTGATTTCGTTAATGAGTATACTAATTGGCTTTCTCTTATTTCGCGGAAAGATACGGATATACTCCTCATCTTTTGATAAAAAGTATCCTACAAACTTATTTTCCGTTGTAATGAAACTATACTGGATTTTTACAATCGATGCTGGAAACTGCTCCAGGTAATCGATCTTTTCTGTGATGGACATGTCCTTAAACGGCTTCTTCTCCGTTTCTTCGGTTTCGTCTTCTCTATTTTCCATTTTGATATCTGCAGAGTCTGCTGTCACTGGAATATCTCCAGTGCCTTTTTCATTCTGTTGAAGCCCAACCTCTTCTATTTGCTCACGATCATCGAATATGAATTTTTCTTGCATGCTTGTTGAAACATCTCCATAAGTCCGCTGGTCAATATATAACAGTGGGTTCAATCGTTTTTTTCTACGGGCCATTTTCAAACCTCCCGGGTCGATTCAATTAGTCTATTTATGTTTATGCAGGACATTTACCCAGGGTTAAAACTTTTTTCAAACACATGAAAAGCCCGCTTGAAATTTCAAGCGGGCTTCACATAATGTGCTTTATAAGATATGAAAACCTGAATCGACATGAATATTTTCACCAGTAATCCCGCGGGACATGTCACTGAACAGGAATACAGCTGTGTCTCCGACTTCTTCAGGAGTTGTGTTGCGGCGAAGCGGAGCTCTTTCTTCGATTTCTTTCAAGATTGAATTAAAATCACTTACACCTTTGGCAGATAGTGTACGGATGGGTCCTGCTGAAATGGAGTTCACACGGATATTGTCCTTCCCCAAGTCTGCTGCAAGGTAGCGGACGCTGGCATCAAGGGATGCTTTTGCTACACCCATGACATTGTAATTCGGTATCGCTCGTTCTCCTCCAAGATAAGTCAAAGTAACGATACTTCCGCCTTCTGACATGAGTTCCTTCGCTTCCTTGGCAACGGCTGTCAGTGAGTACGCGCTGATATTATGAGCTAACAGGAAGCCTTCGCGTGATACATTCATATAGTCCCCCTGCAGTTCATCTTTGTTCGCAAATGCGATACAGTGGGCAACTCCAGAAATCGTTCCAGCCGCTTCCTTAACCTCCCGGAAGCATTTTGCAACATCTTCATCGTTTGTAACGTCGCATGGCAATACTAAATAGTTCTCGTCCAATGATCCAGCAAGCTCACGTACACTTTTCTCCAGTCGCTCTCCTGCATACGTGAAGATCAAGTTTGCTCCTGCATTGTGAAGGGACTGGGCAATTCCCCAGGCTATGCTTCGTTTATTTGCAACACCCATTACTACATATGCTTTTCCGTTCAGTGAAAGAGTCATTTTTACTGTTCCCCCAATGTTAATACAAGTTATTAGTACCTAGTGCTAATTCTACACTATATCTTTTCATTTGAAAAGAAAAACCCGCCAATAAGGCGGGTTTAGATTTTAATTAACACCAGAAGCAGAATTCGAGTTCTCGTTTCAACTCATCCACGTACTCTTTCGAACCTGTCACAATCAAACGGTCATTAAGCCTCAATTCGGTATCTCCATGAGGAACGATTGATTCATTCTCACGTAAAATACGGACAAAAATGACATCTCCCGTGAATGGGAAGCGTCTAAGAGTCATGCCGTCAAAGTGATCATTAAGCATTCTGATTTCATGCAGGGAATTTTCCTGGTTAGTCAGGATAGTCATGACTCCAGGTGATTCAATCATCGCGCGCAACAGTGATTCAGTTGACCTAAGGACCGAGAAGACTTCGATTCCCTCTTCCTGTGCTTTTTCGGCAAGATCCGGACTTTCAATCCTGGCGATTACACGGTCGATTCCTTTTTCTTTCGCACTAACTGCAATTGTAGCATTCAAATCAGGATCCCCGGTGGATATCACGATAATATCCGCTTCATATACCTCATGCTTTTCCAGGGTTCCAATCTCGTAATTTTCCATTTCGATGATTTCGAAGACTGAATCAGCAATCTGCTTTTCAGCTTTTTCCTGCTTCGTATGAAAAATTACAGGCTCATACAAAGTAGATTGCAGCGCTCTAGAAACAGGGAGTGTCATCTGGTTTGCACCAATGAATGCCACTTTGACTTTAACTTCCTCTGCCTTCTCCTGAGGGAACAGCTTTTTAAATAAAATTGGTGTCAAAACACTCGAAATTACGGCAACTAATATCAAGGTCCCACTCATTTGTGGTGTAATCATTTCCATACGTTCCCCAATGGTTGCAGCTGCAATGACCAATGACAAGGTTGATGTCAGCAGGAAGCCTGCTGCCAAAACTGTTTTTGTGTCATACCATTTTTTCAACAGATATACAGGAATCAGCTTGGATAAAAATAATGCAATGAGTAACAATGGAATAAGCAGTAGCAGTTTTTTCTCACTGAACAACGACCAAATATCAAGTTCAACACCAACCATAACGAAGAAAATCGGAATAAGGAAACCATAGCCAAATGAATCAAGCTTATGGACCATTTCCTGATCGGGGGCAAGCAAGGAAACAAGCACACCTGCCAGGAAGGCCCCAAGGATATTTTCAGCACCTACTGTTTCTGAAATGGCAACCAGAAGAATGATAAGTGCAAAGACGGCTCGGGTTCCGATTTGCGTTGTTCCAGTGGAAAGCGCATCGATGAAGGTTCTATTTTTGAAGACCCGTCCGATAAAATACAGGCCAACCCCTGCTGCGAACAGAACGAGCAGCAACCATGTATTTCCTTCTCCTCCGTCATAAATAGAGACGAAAACTGCAAGCAGGATCATTGTTGCCAAATCGGCGATAACTGCAACCAATAAGATTGTCTGCCCAATATTTGTTTTCATTAAATGTGCGTCTTTCAATGTAGGAACGACCACACCCAAAGAAATCGTCGAAATGATCAATGTCATTAAAAAGACGTTCTCAATGAAGCCCGCGAGCACAAATAAATAGGATAATCCCAGTGATACGATGAAGATGCCAACAAAGATAATAGAAGCAACAACGAATGTATTAGGTTCTTTTTTATCACTTGCGTTCTTTTTATTGTTCTTTTTATTACCTGAAAAAGCGGTGAAGTCGATTTCCAACCCACTCAAGAACATCAGGAATAAGAAGCCTAATGTCGACAATGTGCCCAGCCAGGCATCTTCATGGACAATGTTAAAGCCGCTTTTACCAATGATCAAGCCCATGATGATTTCAGCAACTACGACTGGTATGAAATTCAATTTTAAACGGTGTAGTAAAATAGGTGTTAAAAATGCAACGATAATGACGATTACAAGTGATGTAATCGAAGCATGATGTCCCATCCTCTTCCCTCCTTTATTTTGTTAGATAACTCATAAATGCAGTTGCAATCCCGAAATAGATCAAGATGCTGATAATATCATTTATCGTTGTAATGAATGGTCCAGATGCCACAGCCGGGTCAATCTTAAGCCGGTGCATCAGCAAAGGCACAAGTGAACCCGCAAGTGTTGCAATGATTAGTGTAATGAAAATGGAGATGCCTACGAGGGCTCCGAGGAATAGTTCACCTTTCCAAAAATAGACGACGAATGTGATAAGGATACCGCAAACTGCACCAGTAATAAATCCAGTTCCCGCTTCCCTCAGGATAATATTCCATTTGCTCTCTTTCTCAAGATCCCCAGTTGCAATCCCCCTGACAGCTACAGCCAGTGCCTGTGTACCTGTATTACCCGCCATCCCGGCAATCAAGGGGATGAAAACAGCTAAAATAGCTACCTTATCCAATGTATCCTCAAATCTTCCAATAAGACTTGCTGTGAACATGCCCATAAAGAGCAAGATGATCAGCCATGGCAGACGCTTCTTTGCAGCGGTTAATGGATTTCTGTCAACGGTATCAAGATCTGCTATACCTGCCAGTTTTGAATAGTCATCTGATGCCTCTTCCTCCATAACGTCCATTATGTCATCAACAGTGATGATTCCGAGGAGATGATTTTGAAAGTCAACGACTGGAAGAGCGAGAAAATTATAATCTCTCATCATCCGTGCGACTTCTTCCTGGTCCTCCCCTACAGAAACGGAAACAACACGGTCATTCATAATCTCGGCAATCATGGTTTCATCATCTGCAACAATCAGGTCACGCAATGAAATAACACCAGCCAGTCTTTTATCTTCATCTACTACAAAGATATAGTAAATTGTCTCAGCCTGTGGCGCCTCTTTTTTCAGGATATACATCGCCGATCTGACAGTCTGGTTAGCAGAAATCGCAATGAATTCTGTCGTCATGATACTACCGGCTGTGTATTCCTCATAATGCAGCAAGTCCTTGATTTCTTGTGCTGCATCTTCATCCATGATCGTCAAATAACTGACAACCTGGTCTTTATCAAGCTCATTCAGCACATCGACAGCGTCATCCGCATACATATTCGATAGCATATCAGCCGCATAATTAGGATTCATTTGAGCCAGCACATCTTTAAAGTCTTCTTCATCTGATTCCAGATTTTCAAATAAGTCGACCATCTCTTCAGGCGAGAGGAAGTTATACACTTTCGCGCGCTCTTCATCTTTCAGTTCACCGAAAAAAGCTGCCTGATCGTACGGGTGCAGTTCTAAAAATTCCGCACGGAAATCATCAATTTTCTCAGAGTAAAGTGCTTCCATCAGCAGCTCTGTGTTTATCTGCTGTTTAGATGCCGAGTCTTGTCGTTCTTCAGACATCCACCTTACCCCCTTTCCTTTATGTACATTTCATTATACTAGCATTTATTAATTTCTTTGTCTTTTATCTACTCTTTTTCAATTAAAATTATTTGGGCAATATATAGTAAGATGCCAGTTTGTTTGAATTCAGTCTTTTCTCTTAACATACCCTTTTTTATTGTAAACTTGCCTTTTTTCCGATTCCAGGGAAGACTGAATAATTAAAGGAGGAATCCGAATTGAATCTTGATCTAATAGGCGATCTTCATGGCTGTTATGTTGAATTTGAAATACTCACCAAAAGACTTGGATACGACTGGAGCTCTGGCCTTCCGGTTCATCCCGGTGGACGGCACCTTGCTTTTGTCGGTGACCTGACTGACCGCGGACCAGAATCATTAAAAACCGCAAATCTGGTTTGGGAGTTAGTGGTAAATAAAAAATCCGCTTTCTATGTCCCCGGGAACCATTGCAATAAACTGTACCGCTATCTGTTAGGAAATAAAGTCCAGACGACTCATGGCCTTGAGACAACTGTTGCAGAGTTTATGTCGTTGAAACCAGAGCAGAAAAATGAGTTCCGTGAAAAATTCCTTCAATTATATGATTCTGCCCCTTTATACCACGTCCTCGACAAGGGCCGACTTGTGGTGGCGCATGCCGGGATCCGCGAAGATTACATCGGGAAAAGCAACTCTAAAGTAAAAACATTTGTCCTTTACGGTGACATCACAGGTCAAAGCAATCCAGACGGAACTCCTGTACGGCGTGATTGGGCTAGGAACTATCAAGGAAAAGCAATCATTGTTTATGGGCATACACCGGTCAAAGAGCCTAGAGTCATCAATAATACGTACAATATCGATACAGGAGTTGTTTTTGGCGGCAATTTGACAGCCCTGCGGTATCCTGAGATGGAACTAGTATCCGTTCCCTCTACCATGGCATTCGTTCCGGAAAAATTCAGGGAAATAAAATAATACCCCGTATTGAAAAAGCTAACCATACATACGATGGTTAGCTTTCTCAGCTTTATTTTCCAATAAACATTTGTGTCCAGTAGTTCCCTTCTGTTGTATGCCCAACGCCAATGTGCGTGTAGTTAGGACTTAAAATATTTTTCCTGTGGCCTTCACTATTCATCCATGCGTTCACGACTTCTTCTGCACTCTGCTGGCCCATCGCGATGTTCTCACCAGCTGAGTTATATGATACCCCAAAGTCCCTCATCATATCGAACGGTGAACCATAAGTAGGACTCGTATGTGAAAAATAATTCTTCGCCTGCATATCATTGGATTTTTCCTGTGCTACATTGCTTAATGCTGTATCGGGCTGCAGATTTGGCAAACCATTTTTTCTGCGCTGTTCGTTGGTCAGGTCAATGACTTTTGCTTCAAACGCACTTAGCTTGGTACCAGAAGGTGTTGCTTTTTGCTCTGGCGCCGGTGCAGCTTCCTCTTGCGGAGTTGGTGCTGTTCTTTCCTGTGGTGCCGGTGCTGCTTGTTCAGGGGCTGGAGTTGCCCTTTCCTGTGGTGCTGGTGCTGCTCCTTGTTCAGGGGCTGGAGTTGCTCTTTCCTGTGGTGCCGGTGCTGCTCCTTGTTCAGGGGCTGGAGTTGCTCTTTCCTGTGGTGCCGGTGCTGCTCCTTGTTCAGGGGCTGGAGTTGCTCTTTCCTGTGGTGCCGGTGCTGCTCCTTGTTCAGGGGCTGGCGCTGCTCCCTGTTCAGGTGAAGGAATTGCACCCCTTTGCAAGTCCGGTAGTTCTACACCTGTACGACGCTGCAATTCCGCAAGCATTTTATCTAGATCAGCTTGCTGCTCCTCCGTCAATTTCAGCCTACCCCTGTTCATCTCCATATGAGGATATTTCGAACTAGGTATTCCCGTGCTATAGGAATTCGGGTCGACTGTGAGAAATCCTTTACCATTTGGCATTTGCATTATTTCACTTGTTGCATTACCGCCATTTTTTGCTGCATTTATTTCTGCTCTGCGTTTTTGTTGCTTCATTCTATTTGCATCATTGTCCCAATAACCTGTTCGGTCATTTCCAAGGGTTGTCATTCTGTTGTCACGTATGTCCATCGCTTCATCATTATTGTTATTGCACGCAGCAAGCCCTAACAACATGACAGCTGACACAGTAATTATTTTTCCATGCTTTAATATATTCAACTTTTCTTTCCTCCTTGAGATTTCATTTATTACTTCCTTAGGATTTGAAAAATCGCAAGGAAATATATAATGAAAAATCTGAGAGAAATGTAAAAAGGCAAATCGTTTATAACGACCTGCCTTTTTCAAGCACTTCATTCATATCCATTGGTAGGCTTGCATTAAATAGTAATTCTTTGTCCAAGAACGGATGGACAAAACTTAATTCGCAGCAATGCAAAGCTTGTCTTGATACCTTATTTTTAACTCCGCCATATAAAGTATCCCCAAGCAATGAATGCCCTAAATAGCTCATATGCACTCTGATCTGATGTGTTCTGCCTGTCAATAACCTGAGGCTGACATGGGTGAAGTCTTCATAACGCTTTATAACCTCAAACAATGTACAAGCATACTGCCCATCGGGATGTACCTCGCGCTCGATGATGCTGTCTCGTTTCCTGGCAATCGGTTCTTCGATTGTACCTTTATCCATTTCAATAATACCTTCAGCAAGTGCCTCGTACCTCCGCTTAACACCACCAGCTTGCTGCTGCTTGCTGAATAAATGGTGGACATGGCTGTGCTTCGCAATCAATACTAGCCCGGAAGTATCTCGATCGAGCCTGGTGACAATGTGGGTTGTTGCAGAAAGATCTCCACGTTCATAATAACCGATAAGTGCACTAGCCAGGCTGCCGTATGGATGCTCCCTCGATGGAATTGTATTCATTCCTGACGGTTTATTGACTACCAGCAAATGCTCATCCTCATAAATAATCTCAAGTGGGATTTCCTCTCCCTTCAATCCCTCAGATGGAATTTCAGGTGGAAACTCAATTCTAACGTAATCAGTAGCTTTCAGTATGTATCTTACATTAACTTCCTGACCGTTAACCGCAATAAAACCGCCCTTGAATTTTATATCGGTAAGCGCAGACTTGGAAATTTCTTTCTCCTTGAGATATTCCCTAAGCATTTTACCCTGATCAGCAGCCCCGGCTGTATATTCCAGTGTGAAGTTCTTCCCCATATCAGCGGCTCCTGTCGTTCTCATTTCTTTTTAACAATGCTTTCATTTTAAAACAGATTGTGGGGTAGCTGTGGACTAGCTTGTTTTCTTGATCTCTTTGTGTCGCCAGTTTTGAAACACCATCTACACCGCAGTTCTTAGACATTTGGGAAGCTCCCCATCTTCAAAATGTTCCTTAAACTCTGGTTCTTAGACATTTTAGATGCTCGCCCTCATCGAAATGTCTTTTAAACGCTATTTCTTAGACATTTTGACCTTCTTCTGTCACCGAAATGTCCATAAAACTCTGGTTATTGTGACAGGTTTCAGGTCTAAGAGCCTAAAGCTGTCAAGAAAACGCGATTATTGTGACAGCTTTCAGCTTAAAGAGCACAAAGCTGTCAAGAATACACGGTTATTGTGACAGGTTTCAGCGTGTAGAGCCTAAAGCTGTCAAGAAAATGCGGTTATTGTGACAGGTTTCAGCTGGCAGAGCCTAAAGCTGTCAAGAAAACGCGATTATTGTGACAGCTTTCAGCTTAAAGAGCACAAAGCTGTCAAGAATACGCGATTATTATGACAGCTTTCAGCTTGTACAGCCCAAAGCTGTCAAGAAAACGCGGTTATTGTGACAGCTTTCAGCTGGTAGAGCCTAAAGCTGT belongs to Mesobacillus subterraneus and includes:
- a CDS encoding CotY/CotZ family spore coat protein; translated protein: MSCGKRKFDTDSCVADILKRVADAQDEVDNDEGDCDVSCHKSIQDLLAGATTPSTFDTIPLILYCKCEPFLGTGVQLLRRNGTSQSLRCIESYFFRVTKVDDNCAKLELLTTTDDPNGLHKCADPCSQINGERTTFYRTGICMTVDLDCFCAVVCLDPVATEDL
- a CDS encoding stage VI sporulation protein F, yielding MDNNFFKNIEKKTGVNMNDVFELANSLQNANFKDEQTVRGVIRRVSKMANKPVNKEMEDKIVQSIVKDGKQLDFGQISKMINKK
- the spoVAD gene encoding stage V sporulation protein AD, with product MLIGKQSWQFGNRPAIESWGTSVGPFEAEGKLAADFDVLHDDLWMGEDSYEKAHRVLLEEAIKSALQKGNFNKEDMQFMLAGDLINQITPTSFTARTMEIPYFGLFGACSTSMEGLALASFIVNYKGAKKAVTGASSHNSAAEKQFRYPTEYGGQKPPTAQWTVTGGGAAVVTDNMDKQGKIVTTSATIGKVVDMGISDPFNMGGAMAPAAADTIIAHFKDMNREPSYYDLVVTGDLGRIGQATTYELLQHSGLNITKEQFKDCGLMIYSDEQPVQSGGSGAGCSASVLYGHLLNQMKKGVYKKILVVATGALLSPLSFQQKETIPCIAHAVSIEMN
- a CDS encoding YhcN/YlaJ family sporulation lipoprotein; this encodes MMNIKNAVSVLAVSMLIGAGIAGCTSFGKTSPDSRKSMIQSVNPDPGATNDLDEKNIKLAKKVKKDIAALDEIYDVAVIVGKEDILVAYKVKHLKRFGMKRIEKEINKKLEKNYPDDDFIVSSDYKIFIEAVELRERMKDPSFPDKKAEEQLQRIISLKKELT
- a CDS encoding DUF421 domain-containing protein, encoding MPDIFRTIIRSILLIVGLFVITKLLGKKQLSSLSFFEYIVGITVGDIAGTLAMDPDLSLRDGITSLVVWSFVPLAISTISLKSRAFRNVVEGKSTTFIENGNILEKNMRKEKYSIDELLEQLRKKSVFKVADVEFASLDSNGELSVLLKKAKQPVKYEDIGIKVKEESPPVTVLIDGELINENLRRAGLNRDTLIDKIHEKGYEPRQVFFAEIDSNQKLNLDLYDEFISSHFPDFDQI
- a CDS encoding DUF1360 domain-containing protein produces the protein MGSWLDLCLLVFASFRLTRLIVYDTITEFLRAPFHHSVEEIMEDGSTETYIEIKGEGIKYWMGELLSCHWCTGIWATSFLYAGYELIPHLSMPVITVLGIAGIASVIQHHFIKD
- the spoVAC gene encoding stage V sporulation protein AC translates to MGDKQKQKLTPEQQKYQQLEQKHELKRPVVKNCIKAFLVGGLICTIGQAITYFYIYFFNFTEQTAGNPTVATMIFLSMLLTGFGVYDHIGQFAGAGSAVPVTGFGNSVISAAIEHRTEGFVLGVGGNMFKLAGSVILFGVFAAFVVALVKTLLIMMGVL
- the spoVAE gene encoding stage V sporulation protein AE, which gives rise to MLPMFFWAFVVGGLICVFGQLMFDIAKLTPGHTMSLLVVIGAVLDGFGLYEPLIDFAGAGATIPITSFGNSLVHGALQEAEQHGLVGVLTGMFEITSSGISAAVIFGFIGALIFKPKG
- a CDS encoding CotO family spore coat protein — protein: MARRKKRLNPLLYIDQRTYGDVSTSMQEKFIFDDREQIEEVGLQQNEKGTGDIPVTADSADIKMENREDETEETEKKPFKDMSITEKIDYLEQFPASIVKIQYSFITTENKFVGYFLSKDEEYIRIFPRNKRKPISILINEIKDIKISGL
- a CDS encoding YjcZ family sporulation protein; this translates as MSYGWCGGGYGYGGGGYGGSTFVLIVVLFILLIIVGASFYS